A genomic window from Haliaeetus albicilla chromosome 10, bHalAlb1.1, whole genome shotgun sequence includes:
- the ADAM15 gene encoding disintegrin and metalloproteinase domain-containing protein 15 isoform X5 yields MGVQALRLLLLLLLLLAAGLLLAASTGANGSGAGDSSWQRHAELGHSWHVTPWVLRDSQKLSLAEATQGGFPARLRVLLELEGTQLVLELEKNWELVLGAGALLYYLPNGTRVTQETSEQEHCCYRGMVRGFPGSWASLCACTGLSGHLWLSETRSYGIEPDAGSPPGQHVVYRPREVRLVPRACGQGPLDQPRAEEMEPPGPQRGKRAVAEQWFVELVMVVDHTAFQNYPNLQRVRTRTLEIANQVDAFFQPLGLRVALLAVEVWSEGDRFTVGSSARAALERFLRWRQEELLPRLPHDNAQLLTGAHFDDVSVGMSAQASMCSPARSGGVSMDHSVSVLVVASTVAHQLGHNLGMRHDGAGRFCDCSDLRQDRGCIMASPTGLTPGLSFSNCSQQDLERSLRQGRGWCLSNVPEPQRLAGSPYCGNRFLEPGEGCDCGLSMQECTDPCCNSSTCQLMPGAECATGDACCQDCQLRRAGHLCRAPLGECDLPEFCDGVSPRCPPDTFLQDGQPCASGQAVCYSGTCATYEGQCQQLLGPGAGPVSSSCMASLNVKADERGHCGQLPNGSYIACTQRDAGCGMLQCQRGSTPGDRPEGSCQGTLLPGDEDVSDAAMVLPGTACGPGKVCLQRQCQDVSVLGDQQCQSKCHGHGVCNNHGHCHCEQGWAPPTCESPGAGGSQDSGPAALERGGSTLPTTLLLITLLGLALALGLCCTRRTGLHKRLCQLSKGTSCQYRISQPEPRSGSQGPPERPRPPQRHQATELQVMHSGKAPPSDRPPPPTRPLPADPVVPGTQPPGPAKPPPPQRPLPLDPPGPSLPHSETPPGHPYVTVIPSRPAPPPPAGAQRQA; encoded by the exons ATGGGGGTGCAGGCTCTGcggctgctcctcctcctcctcctcctcctcgccgcGGGGCTGCTCCTCGCCGCCAGCACCGGGGCCAACGGGAGCGGCGCAG GTGACAGCTCGTGGCAGCGCCATGCAGAATTGGGACACTCCTGGCATGTGACCCCCTGGGTCCTGAGGGACAGCCAGAAGCTCAGCCTGGCAGAGGCAACCCAG GGGGGGTTCCCCGCCCGGCTGCGGGtcctgctggagctggaggggacacagctggtgctggagctggagaaAAACTG GGAgctggtgctgggtgctggggcgCTGCTCTACTACCTGCCCAATGGCACGCGGGTGACGCAGGAGACCAGCGAGCAG gagcactgctgctaccgGGGGATGGTGCGGGGCTTCCCTGGCTCCTGGGCCAGCCTCTGCGCCTGCACCGGACTCAG TGGCCATCTCTGGCTGTCGGAGACCAGGAGCTACGGGATAGAGCCGGATGCtggcagccccccagggcagcaTGTCGTGTACCGGCCACGGGAGGTCCGGCTGGTGCCACGGGCCTGCGGGCAGGGCCCCCTGGACCAGCCCCGAGCAGAGGAGATGGAGCCCCCTGGTCCACAGAGG GGCAAGCGGGCGGTGGCAGAGCAGTGGTTCGTGGAGCTGGTGATGGTGGTGGACCACACTGCG TTCCAGAATTACCCCAACCTGCAACGTGTCCGCACCCGGACCCTGGAAATCGCCAACCAGGTGGATGCG TTCTTCCAGCCACTGGGATTGCGGGTGGCCTTGCTGGCAGTGGAGGTCTGGAGCGAGGGCGACAGGTTCACGGTGGGCAGCAGTGCCCGGGCTGCACTGGAGCGGTTCCTGCGCTGGCgccaggaggagctgctgccccGGCTGCCCCATGACAACGCCCAGCTCCTCAC GGGTGCCCACTTTGATGATGTCTCAGTGGGGATGTCGGCTCAAGCCTCCATGTGTTCCCCTGCGCGCTCTGGAGGGGTCAGCATG GATCACTCGGTCAGCGTCCTCGTCGTTGCCTCCACGGTGGCCCATCAGCTGGGGCACAACCTGGGCATGCGCCATGATGGCGCTGGGCGTTTCTGCGACTGCAGCGACCTCCGGCAGGACCGCGGCTGCATCATGGCATCGCCCACGGG GCTGACGCCTGGCTTGAGCTTCAGCAACTGCAGCCAGCAGGACCTGGAGCGCAGCCTGCGGCAGGGACGCGGCTGGTGCCTCTCCAACGTCCCTGAGCCCCAGCGCCTGGCTGGGAGTCCCTACTGCGGGAACCGCTTCCTGGAGCCAGGCGAGGGCTGTGACTGTGGCCTCAGCATG caGGAGTGCACTGATCCCTGCTGCAACAGCAGCACCTGCCAGCTGATGCCCGGGGCCGAGTGTGCCACAGGGGACGCCTGCTGCCAGGACTGCCAG CTGCGCCGTGCTGGACACCTGTGCCGGGCGCCCCTGGGCGAGTGCGACCTGCCTGAGTTCTGTGACGGGGTCTCGCCACGCTGCCCACCCGACACTTTCCTGCAGGACGGGCAGCCCTGTGCCAGCGGGCAGGCGGTCTGCTACAGTGGCACCTGTGCCACCTATGAGGGGCagtgccagcagctgctggggccAG gCGCCGGCCCTGTCTCCAGCTCCTGCATGGCCTCCCTGAACGTGAAAGCGGATGAACGCGGGCACTGCGGGCAGCTCCCCAATGGCTCCTACATCGCCTGCACCCAGCG GGATGCTGGCTGCGGGATGCTGCAGTGCCAGCGTGGCAGCACCCCCGGGGACAGACCAGAAGGGTCCTGCCAGGGGACCCTCCTGCCTGGGGATGAGGATGTGAGCGATGCGGCTATGGTACTGCCCGGCACCGCCTGTGGTCCTGGGAAG GTGTGCCTCCAGCGCCAGTGCCAGGACGTCTCCGTGCTGGGTGACCAGCAGTGCCAGAGCAAGTGCCACGGGCATGGC GTGTGCAACAACCACGGGCACTGCCACTGCGAGCAGGGCTGGGCCCCCCCGACCTGCGAGAGCCCCGGTGCGGGGGGCAGCCAGGACAGTGGCCCTGCCGCCCTGGAGCGAG GGGGGAGCACCCTGCCCACCACCCTGCTGCTGATCAcgctgctggggctggcccTGGCACTGGGGCTCTGCTGCACCCGCCGCACTGGGCTGCACAAGCGCCTCTGCCAGCTCAGCAAGGGGACCTCCTGCCAGTACAG GATCTCGCAGCCAGAGCCCCGGTCAGGCAGCCAGGGCCCTCCCGAGCGCCCCCGGCCCCCACAGCGGCATCAGGCCACGGAGCTGCAGGTCATGCACAGCGGCAAG GCCCCCCCCTCGgacaggccccccccccccacacgcCCGCTGCCTGCGGACCCCGTGGTGCCAGGCACTCAG CCCCCAGGTCCGGCCAAGCCCCCCCCACCTCAGCGGCCGCTGCCCTTGGACCCCCCGGGGCCTTCGCTTCCCCACAGTGAGACACCCCCTGGTCACCCCTACGTCACGGTGATTCCCTCCAG GCCGGCGCCACCGCCGCCCGCGGGCGCCCAGCGGCAGGCCTGA
- the ADAM15 gene encoding disintegrin and metalloproteinase domain-containing protein 15 isoform X1, which produces MGVQALRLLLLLLLLLAAGLLLAASTGANGSGAGDSSWQRHAELGHSWHVTPWVLRDSQKLSLAEATQGGFPARLRVLLELEGTQLVLELEKNWELVLGAGALLYYLPNGTRVTQETSEQEHCCYRGMVRGFPGSWASLCACTGLSGHLWLSETRSYGIEPDAGSPPGQHVVYRPREVRLVPRACGQGPLDQPRAEEMEPPGPQRGKRAVAEQWFVELVMVVDHTAFQNYPNLQRVRTRTLEIANQVDAFFQPLGLRVALLAVEVWSEGDRFTVGSSARAALERFLRWRQEELLPRLPHDNAQLLTGAHFDDVSVGMSAQASMCSPARSGGVSMDHSVSVLVVASTVAHQLGHNLGMRHDGAGRFCDCSDLRQDRGCIMASPTGLTPGLSFSNCSQQDLERSLRQGRGWCLSNVPEPQRLAGSPYCGNRFLEPGEGCDCGLSMECTDPCCNSSTCQLMPGAECATGDACCQDCQLRRAGHLCRAPLGECDLPEFCDGVSPRCPPDTFLQDGQPCASGQAVCYSGTCATYEGQCQQLLGPGAGPVSSSCMASLNVKADERGHCGQLPNGSYIACTQRDAGCGMLQCQRGSTPGDRPEGSCQGTLLPGDEDVSDAAMVLPGTACGPGKVCLQRQCQDVSVLGDQQCQSKCHGHGVCNNHGHCHCEQGWAPPTCESPGAGGSQDSGPAALERGGSTLPTTLLLITLLGLALALGLCCTRRTGLHKRLCQLSKGTSCQYSAETQARFLGPEAPDGWSGISQPEPRSGSQGPPERPRPPQRHQATELQVMHSGKPAALGSARPGPPSRPLPPDPLPKAPPSDRPPPPTRPLPADPVVPGTQPPGPAKPPPPQRPLPLDPPGPSLPHSETPPGHPYVTVIPSRPAPPPPAGAQRQA; this is translated from the exons ATGGGGGTGCAGGCTCTGcggctgctcctcctcctcctcctcctcctcgccgcGGGGCTGCTCCTCGCCGCCAGCACCGGGGCCAACGGGAGCGGCGCAG GTGACAGCTCGTGGCAGCGCCATGCAGAATTGGGACACTCCTGGCATGTGACCCCCTGGGTCCTGAGGGACAGCCAGAAGCTCAGCCTGGCAGAGGCAACCCAG GGGGGGTTCCCCGCCCGGCTGCGGGtcctgctggagctggaggggacacagctggtgctggagctggagaaAAACTG GGAgctggtgctgggtgctggggcgCTGCTCTACTACCTGCCCAATGGCACGCGGGTGACGCAGGAGACCAGCGAGCAG gagcactgctgctaccgGGGGATGGTGCGGGGCTTCCCTGGCTCCTGGGCCAGCCTCTGCGCCTGCACCGGACTCAG TGGCCATCTCTGGCTGTCGGAGACCAGGAGCTACGGGATAGAGCCGGATGCtggcagccccccagggcagcaTGTCGTGTACCGGCCACGGGAGGTCCGGCTGGTGCCACGGGCCTGCGGGCAGGGCCCCCTGGACCAGCCCCGAGCAGAGGAGATGGAGCCCCCTGGTCCACAGAGG GGCAAGCGGGCGGTGGCAGAGCAGTGGTTCGTGGAGCTGGTGATGGTGGTGGACCACACTGCG TTCCAGAATTACCCCAACCTGCAACGTGTCCGCACCCGGACCCTGGAAATCGCCAACCAGGTGGATGCG TTCTTCCAGCCACTGGGATTGCGGGTGGCCTTGCTGGCAGTGGAGGTCTGGAGCGAGGGCGACAGGTTCACGGTGGGCAGCAGTGCCCGGGCTGCACTGGAGCGGTTCCTGCGCTGGCgccaggaggagctgctgccccGGCTGCCCCATGACAACGCCCAGCTCCTCAC GGGTGCCCACTTTGATGATGTCTCAGTGGGGATGTCGGCTCAAGCCTCCATGTGTTCCCCTGCGCGCTCTGGAGGGGTCAGCATG GATCACTCGGTCAGCGTCCTCGTCGTTGCCTCCACGGTGGCCCATCAGCTGGGGCACAACCTGGGCATGCGCCATGATGGCGCTGGGCGTTTCTGCGACTGCAGCGACCTCCGGCAGGACCGCGGCTGCATCATGGCATCGCCCACGGG GCTGACGCCTGGCTTGAGCTTCAGCAACTGCAGCCAGCAGGACCTGGAGCGCAGCCTGCGGCAGGGACGCGGCTGGTGCCTCTCCAACGTCCCTGAGCCCCAGCGCCTGGCTGGGAGTCCCTACTGCGGGAACCGCTTCCTGGAGCCAGGCGAGGGCTGTGACTGTGGCCTCAGCATG GAGTGCACTGATCCCTGCTGCAACAGCAGCACCTGCCAGCTGATGCCCGGGGCCGAGTGTGCCACAGGGGACGCCTGCTGCCAGGACTGCCAG CTGCGCCGTGCTGGACACCTGTGCCGGGCGCCCCTGGGCGAGTGCGACCTGCCTGAGTTCTGTGACGGGGTCTCGCCACGCTGCCCACCCGACACTTTCCTGCAGGACGGGCAGCCCTGTGCCAGCGGGCAGGCGGTCTGCTACAGTGGCACCTGTGCCACCTATGAGGGGCagtgccagcagctgctggggccAG gCGCCGGCCCTGTCTCCAGCTCCTGCATGGCCTCCCTGAACGTGAAAGCGGATGAACGCGGGCACTGCGGGCAGCTCCCCAATGGCTCCTACATCGCCTGCACCCAGCG GGATGCTGGCTGCGGGATGCTGCAGTGCCAGCGTGGCAGCACCCCCGGGGACAGACCAGAAGGGTCCTGCCAGGGGACCCTCCTGCCTGGGGATGAGGATGTGAGCGATGCGGCTATGGTACTGCCCGGCACCGCCTGTGGTCCTGGGAAG GTGTGCCTCCAGCGCCAGTGCCAGGACGTCTCCGTGCTGGGTGACCAGCAGTGCCAGAGCAAGTGCCACGGGCATGGC GTGTGCAACAACCACGGGCACTGCCACTGCGAGCAGGGCTGGGCCCCCCCGACCTGCGAGAGCCCCGGTGCGGGGGGCAGCCAGGACAGTGGCCCTGCCGCCCTGGAGCGAG GGGGGAGCACCCTGCCCACCACCCTGCTGCTGATCAcgctgctggggctggcccTGGCACTGGGGCTCTGCTGCACCCGCCGCACTGGGCTGCACAAGCGCCTCTGCCAGCTCAGCAAGGGGACCTCCTGCCAGTACAG CGCTGAGACCCAGGCCCGATTCCTGGGTCCAGAAGCCCCAGACGGCTGGAGCGG GATCTCGCAGCCAGAGCCCCGGTCAGGCAGCCAGGGCCCTCCCGAGCGCCCCCGGCCCCCACAGCGGCATCAGGCCACGGAGCTGCAGGTCATGCACAGCGGCAAG ccggctgccctcggctcggcccggcccggtccgCCCTCGCGGCCTCTCCCACCAGATCCTCTTCCCAAG GCCCCCCCCTCGgacaggccccccccccccacacgcCCGCTGCCTGCGGACCCCGTGGTGCCAGGCACTCAG CCCCCAGGTCCGGCCAAGCCCCCCCCACCTCAGCGGCCGCTGCCCTTGGACCCCCCGGGGCCTTCGCTTCCCCACAGTGAGACACCCCCTGGTCACCCCTACGTCACGGTGATTCCCTCCAG GCCGGCGCCACCGCCGCCCGCGGGCGCCCAGCGGCAGGCCTGA
- the ADAM15 gene encoding disintegrin and metalloproteinase domain-containing protein 15 isoform X2: protein MGVQALRLLLLLLLLLAAGLLLAASTGANGSGAGDSSWQRHAELGHSWHVTPWVLRDSQKLSLAEATQGGFPARLRVLLELEGTQLVLELEKNWELVLGAGALLYYLPNGTRVTQETSEQEHCCYRGMVRGFPGSWASLCACTGLSGHLWLSETRSYGIEPDAGSPPGQHVVYRPREVRLVPRACGQGPLDQPRAEEMEPPGPQRGKRAVAEQWFVELVMVVDHTAFQNYPNLQRVRTRTLEIANQVDAFFQPLGLRVALLAVEVWSEGDRFTVGSSARAALERFLRWRQEELLPRLPHDNAQLLTGAHFDDVSVGMSAQASMCSPARSGGVSMDHSVSVLVVASTVAHQLGHNLGMRHDGAGRFCDCSDLRQDRGCIMASPTGLTPGLSFSNCSQQDLERSLRQGRGWCLSNVPEPQRLAGSPYCGNRFLEPGEGCDCGLSMQECTDPCCNSSTCQLMPGAECATGDACCQDCQLRRAGHLCRAPLGECDLPEFCDGVSPRCPPDTFLQDGQPCASGQAVCYSGTCATYEGQCQQLLGPGAGPVSSSCMASLNVKADERGHCGQLPNGSYIACTQRDAGCGMLQCQRGSTPGDRPEGSCQGTLLPGDEDVSDAAMVLPGTACGPGKVCLQRQCQDVSVLGDQQCQSKCHGHGVCNNHGHCHCEQGWAPPTCESPGAGGSQDSGPAALERGGSTLPTTLLLITLLGLALALGLCCTRRTGLHKRLCQLSKGTSCQYRISQPEPRSGSQGPPERPRPPQRHQATELQVMHSGKPAALGSARPGPPSRPLPPDPLPKAPPSDRPPPPTRPLPADPVVPGTQPPGPAKPPPPQRPLPLDPPGPSLPHSETPPGHPYVTVIPSRPAPPPPAGAQRQA, encoded by the exons ATGGGGGTGCAGGCTCTGcggctgctcctcctcctcctcctcctcctcgccgcGGGGCTGCTCCTCGCCGCCAGCACCGGGGCCAACGGGAGCGGCGCAG GTGACAGCTCGTGGCAGCGCCATGCAGAATTGGGACACTCCTGGCATGTGACCCCCTGGGTCCTGAGGGACAGCCAGAAGCTCAGCCTGGCAGAGGCAACCCAG GGGGGGTTCCCCGCCCGGCTGCGGGtcctgctggagctggaggggacacagctggtgctggagctggagaaAAACTG GGAgctggtgctgggtgctggggcgCTGCTCTACTACCTGCCCAATGGCACGCGGGTGACGCAGGAGACCAGCGAGCAG gagcactgctgctaccgGGGGATGGTGCGGGGCTTCCCTGGCTCCTGGGCCAGCCTCTGCGCCTGCACCGGACTCAG TGGCCATCTCTGGCTGTCGGAGACCAGGAGCTACGGGATAGAGCCGGATGCtggcagccccccagggcagcaTGTCGTGTACCGGCCACGGGAGGTCCGGCTGGTGCCACGGGCCTGCGGGCAGGGCCCCCTGGACCAGCCCCGAGCAGAGGAGATGGAGCCCCCTGGTCCACAGAGG GGCAAGCGGGCGGTGGCAGAGCAGTGGTTCGTGGAGCTGGTGATGGTGGTGGACCACACTGCG TTCCAGAATTACCCCAACCTGCAACGTGTCCGCACCCGGACCCTGGAAATCGCCAACCAGGTGGATGCG TTCTTCCAGCCACTGGGATTGCGGGTGGCCTTGCTGGCAGTGGAGGTCTGGAGCGAGGGCGACAGGTTCACGGTGGGCAGCAGTGCCCGGGCTGCACTGGAGCGGTTCCTGCGCTGGCgccaggaggagctgctgccccGGCTGCCCCATGACAACGCCCAGCTCCTCAC GGGTGCCCACTTTGATGATGTCTCAGTGGGGATGTCGGCTCAAGCCTCCATGTGTTCCCCTGCGCGCTCTGGAGGGGTCAGCATG GATCACTCGGTCAGCGTCCTCGTCGTTGCCTCCACGGTGGCCCATCAGCTGGGGCACAACCTGGGCATGCGCCATGATGGCGCTGGGCGTTTCTGCGACTGCAGCGACCTCCGGCAGGACCGCGGCTGCATCATGGCATCGCCCACGGG GCTGACGCCTGGCTTGAGCTTCAGCAACTGCAGCCAGCAGGACCTGGAGCGCAGCCTGCGGCAGGGACGCGGCTGGTGCCTCTCCAACGTCCCTGAGCCCCAGCGCCTGGCTGGGAGTCCCTACTGCGGGAACCGCTTCCTGGAGCCAGGCGAGGGCTGTGACTGTGGCCTCAGCATG caGGAGTGCACTGATCCCTGCTGCAACAGCAGCACCTGCCAGCTGATGCCCGGGGCCGAGTGTGCCACAGGGGACGCCTGCTGCCAGGACTGCCAG CTGCGCCGTGCTGGACACCTGTGCCGGGCGCCCCTGGGCGAGTGCGACCTGCCTGAGTTCTGTGACGGGGTCTCGCCACGCTGCCCACCCGACACTTTCCTGCAGGACGGGCAGCCCTGTGCCAGCGGGCAGGCGGTCTGCTACAGTGGCACCTGTGCCACCTATGAGGGGCagtgccagcagctgctggggccAG gCGCCGGCCCTGTCTCCAGCTCCTGCATGGCCTCCCTGAACGTGAAAGCGGATGAACGCGGGCACTGCGGGCAGCTCCCCAATGGCTCCTACATCGCCTGCACCCAGCG GGATGCTGGCTGCGGGATGCTGCAGTGCCAGCGTGGCAGCACCCCCGGGGACAGACCAGAAGGGTCCTGCCAGGGGACCCTCCTGCCTGGGGATGAGGATGTGAGCGATGCGGCTATGGTACTGCCCGGCACCGCCTGTGGTCCTGGGAAG GTGTGCCTCCAGCGCCAGTGCCAGGACGTCTCCGTGCTGGGTGACCAGCAGTGCCAGAGCAAGTGCCACGGGCATGGC GTGTGCAACAACCACGGGCACTGCCACTGCGAGCAGGGCTGGGCCCCCCCGACCTGCGAGAGCCCCGGTGCGGGGGGCAGCCAGGACAGTGGCCCTGCCGCCCTGGAGCGAG GGGGGAGCACCCTGCCCACCACCCTGCTGCTGATCAcgctgctggggctggcccTGGCACTGGGGCTCTGCTGCACCCGCCGCACTGGGCTGCACAAGCGCCTCTGCCAGCTCAGCAAGGGGACCTCCTGCCAGTACAG GATCTCGCAGCCAGAGCCCCGGTCAGGCAGCCAGGGCCCTCCCGAGCGCCCCCGGCCCCCACAGCGGCATCAGGCCACGGAGCTGCAGGTCATGCACAGCGGCAAG ccggctgccctcggctcggcccggcccggtccgCCCTCGCGGCCTCTCCCACCAGATCCTCTTCCCAAG GCCCCCCCCTCGgacaggccccccccccccacacgcCCGCTGCCTGCGGACCCCGTGGTGCCAGGCACTCAG CCCCCAGGTCCGGCCAAGCCCCCCCCACCTCAGCGGCCGCTGCCCTTGGACCCCCCGGGGCCTTCGCTTCCCCACAGTGAGACACCCCCTGGTCACCCCTACGTCACGGTGATTCCCTCCAG GCCGGCGCCACCGCCGCCCGCGGGCGCCCAGCGGCAGGCCTGA